One region of Betaproteobacteria bacterium genomic DNA includes:
- a CDS encoding PEP-CTERM sorting domain-containing protein gives MKLKSTLAAVSLAIAATEVFASDVGAKLSMNAPSEPDSYSMLLAGIGLMAAIASRRRS, from the coding sequence ATGAAACTCAAAAGTACGCTCGCCGCAGTGTCCCTTGCCATCGCGGCAACCGAGGTCTTTGCTTCGGATGTTGGGGCCAAGCTTTCGATGAACGCGCCGTCGGAACCGGATTCCTATTCCATGCTGCTCGCCGGTATTGGCCTGATGGCAGCCATAGCCAGCCGTCGGCGTTCCTGA
- a CDS encoding pseudouridine synthase: MSSIVFFNKPYGVLSQFTPEGKWRALDEFIPVKDVYVAGRLDADSEGLLILTDDGKLQAKIADPKHKLEKTYWVQVEGVPDEAALDQLRTGIKLSDFAALPAKASLIDEPVGLWQRDPPIRFRAAIPTSWLEIRISEGKNRQVRRMTAAIGYPTLRLIRAAIGAATLDGLALGEWRKIDGSYQDLQGKFK; this comes from the coding sequence GTGTCCTCCATCGTTTTTTTCAACAAGCCCTACGGCGTCCTTAGCCAGTTCACGCCGGAGGGCAAATGGCGGGCGCTGGATGAATTCATTCCGGTCAAGGATGTTTATGTCGCCGGTCGGCTTGATGCCGACAGCGAGGGGTTGCTGATCCTGACTGACGACGGCAAGTTGCAGGCGAAGATCGCTGATCCGAAGCACAAGCTGGAAAAAACCTATTGGGTGCAGGTCGAGGGTGTGCCGGATGAAGCAGCATTGGATCAATTGCGCACCGGCATCAAACTGTCGGACTTTGCCGCGCTGCCGGCCAAAGCAAGTTTGATCGATGAACCGGTCGGGCTGTGGCAACGCGATCCGCCGATTCGCTTTCGCGCCGCGATCCCGACTTCGTGGCTGGAAATCCGTATCAGCGAGGGCAAGAATCGCCAGGTCAGGCGAATGACAGCAGCCATCGGTTATCCTACGCTCCGTCTGATTCGGGCCGCCATTGGGGCGGCGACGCTGGATGGTCTGGCGCTGGGCGAGTGGCGCAAGATCGACGGCAGTTACCAGGATTTGCAAGGAAAATTCAAATGA
- a CDS encoding DUF192 domain-containing protein, whose protein sequence is MNKHLIAAVIGLALGATAWAQSAMPVMELSAGFYRIEAEVASNDRNRQLGLMNRQTMPAQHGMLFVFTENNTHCMWMRNTLLPLSVAFLNEEGKIINIEDMQPQTEDNHCARVPARYALEMNLGWFAQRGIKPGMKLNGIDKAPRPQ, encoded by the coding sequence ATGAATAAACACCTGATTGCCGCAGTGATCGGGCTGGCGCTGGGCGCCACCGCCTGGGCGCAGAGCGCCATGCCGGTCATGGAATTGAGCGCCGGGTTCTACCGCATCGAGGCCGAAGTGGCTTCGAATGATCGCAATCGCCAGCTTGGCCTGATGAACCGTCAGACGATGCCGGCCCAGCACGGCATGCTCTTTGTCTTCACCGAGAACAACACGCACTGCATGTGGATGCGCAACACGCTGTTGCCGTTGTCCGTGGCCTTCCTCAATGAAGAGGGCAAGATCATCAACATCGAGGACATGCAACCGCAGACGGAAGACAACCACTGCGCCAGGGTGCCGGCCCGCTATGCGCTGGAAATGAACCTCGGCTGGTTCGCCCAGCGCGGCATCAAGCCGGGCATGAAGCTGAACGGCATCGACAAGGCGCCACGCCCACAATAA
- a CDS encoding chorismate lyase, with the protein MKRSKWRVRLAGGLAEPILRSWLTEPDSLTARCQQASSVFRVRLLNYGKGKALADEAAGDATGRQLAWVREVALECDGQAVIFAHTTLSTAARGRMTRWMAGLGSRSLGSLLFTYPGFERGAIEFLRLDARHPLYRRAASLGPVTTTLWARRSRHRLANQAVLVTEVFLHTVTTLGH; encoded by the coding sequence ATGAAACGCAGCAAATGGCGGGTTCGCCTCGCTGGCGGGCTGGCCGAACCTATCCTTCGTTCCTGGCTGACTGAACCGGATTCGCTGACGGCACGTTGCCAGCAGGCGAGTTCGGTCTTTCGCGTTCGCTTGCTCAATTACGGCAAAGGCAAGGCCTTGGCTGATGAGGCAGCGGGCGATGCAACCGGCCGCCAGCTGGCCTGGGTGCGCGAAGTGGCGCTCGAATGCGACGGCCAAGCGGTCATCTTTGCCCACACCACGCTGTCTACTGCCGCCCGTGGCCGTATGACCCGTTGGATGGCCGGCCTCGGCAGCCGTTCGCTTGGCTCGCTGCTGTTTACCTACCCCGGCTTTGAGCGCGGGGCTATCGAGTTTTTACGCCTGGATGCGCGGCATCCCCTTTATCGCCGCGCTGCATCCCTCGGGCCGGTGACGACTACGCTGTGGGCGCGTCGCTCGCGGCACCGCCTGGCGAATCAGGCGGTGCTGGTCACGGAGGTTTTCTTGCACACCGTGACTACCCTCGGGCACTGA
- a CDS encoding DUF4071 domain-containing protein: protein MRTCFVIQGFGKKTDYTDGRVLNLDASYEVIKQGVVAAGLECIRADEIQHSAVIDVPMYEMLLQADVVIADLSTYNVNAAYELGVRYALRPRTTIVIAEEGFKNPFDFGHIALRRYKHSGEDIGFGEAMRFINELKTAIQEILNSNRFDSPVYTYLPQLAPPQMPVQAPPTAAPPPVFAEPPMPRGGHFDFAIPTASPPGLDHALAAAPELEMAAAPEPVATPKEMLDEALAMINPPEGGASDFAGARALLIKVIKVRPNDPFVTQQLVVATYKSKQPEPESALLEARSIMEQSLDPATTNDPESLGLWGAIHKRLWELKSRPDDLNAAVDGYERGFSLRRDWYNGINYAFLLDVRALEWLKAGQKDDAIADSVLARRVRSEVSRLALAPAEDKDADPKKRFWAVATLWEAALGRGDAAETGRWGAAAEALAVPQWMQETRLDQGSKLIALQKEFAQRSAP, encoded by the coding sequence ATGAGAACCTGCTTCGTCATCCAGGGCTTCGGTAAGAAGACCGACTACACCGACGGCCGCGTCCTCAACCTTGACGCCTCATACGAGGTCATCAAGCAGGGGGTCGTGGCTGCCGGGCTGGAATGCATACGCGCCGACGAAATTCAGCATTCCGCAGTCATCGACGTGCCGATGTACGAGATGCTGCTGCAGGCCGATGTGGTCATTGCCGACTTGTCCACCTACAACGTCAATGCGGCTTACGAATTGGGCGTGCGCTACGCCTTGCGGCCCAGAACAACGATCGTGATAGCCGAGGAAGGCTTCAAGAATCCTTTCGATTTCGGCCACATCGCGCTGCGCCGCTACAAGCATTCCGGCGAGGACATCGGGTTCGGCGAGGCGATGCGATTCATCAACGAGCTGAAAACTGCGATTCAGGAAATCCTGAACTCGAACCGCTTTGACAGCCCGGTCTACACCTACCTGCCCCAACTCGCACCACCGCAGATGCCCGTGCAGGCGCCGCCGACAGCGGCACCACCACCGGTCTTTGCCGAGCCGCCGATGCCGCGTGGCGGCCACTTCGACTTCGCTATTCCCACTGCCAGCCCGCCCGGACTCGACCATGCATTGGCTGCAGCGCCCGAACTCGAGATGGCTGCAGCCCCCGAGCCGGTCGCCACCCCCAAGGAAATGCTCGACGAAGCGCTGGCCATGATCAATCCGCCGGAAGGCGGCGCCAGCGACTTTGCCGGTGCCCGCGCCCTGTTGATCAAGGTCATCAAGGTGCGCCCGAACGACCCCTTCGTTACCCAGCAACTGGTTGTCGCCACCTACAAATCGAAACAGCCTGAGCCGGAAAGTGCGCTGCTCGAAGCCCGCAGCATCATGGAGCAATCACTCGACCCGGCCACGACCAACGATCCTGAATCCCTCGGTCTGTGGGGCGCCATCCACAAGCGCCTGTGGGAACTCAAGTCCCGCCCTGATGACCTGAATGCGGCGGTGGACGGTTATGAGCGCGGCTTTTCGCTGCGCCGCGACTGGTACAACGGCATCAACTACGCCTTCCTGCTTGATGTACGGGCGCTTGAATGGCTGAAGGCCGGCCAGAAGGACGACGCCATTGCCGATTCCGTCCTCGCCCGCCGCGTCCGCAGCGAAGTCAGTCGACTGGCGCTGGCGCCGGCCGAAGACAAGGATGCCGATCCGAAAAAGCGTTTCTGGGCCGTTGCCACCCTGTGGGAAGCGGCGCTCGGTCGAGGCGATGCGGCCGAAACCGGGCGTTGGGGTGCAGCTGCCGAGGCGCTCGCGGTGCCGCAATGGATGCAGGAAACGCGACTCGATCAGGGCAGCAAGCTGATTGCACTGCAGAAGGAATTCGCACAGCGTTCGGCCCCCTGA
- a CDS encoding patatin-like phospholipase family protein, whose translation MNQQVLNKIQSAGQKKILACDGGGILGLMSVEILAKLEADLRTRLQKPNLVLADYFDFVCGTSTGAIIASCISTGMSIDQIRTFYTASGQQMFDKASLLKRLQYSYNDEPLAKKLREELDKALKHVASPAEPNATLGDEGLRTLLMMVMRNVTTDSPWPVTNNPLAKYNDRARPDCNLKLPLWQLVRASTAAPTFFPPEVVTFGKDTLKPYQFIFVDGGVTTYNNPAFLAFQMVTAAPYKINWATGADKLLIVSVGTGSAAKARPGVDKDDLWLLDNAKNVPGALMNAASAGWDMSCRIVGDCRFGPPIDREICDLVPTEQCPSTSTIPKQFAYVRYDPDVSQDGLNALGLAEIKAEKVQVMDSVKNMPEIQRVGTTYAAKHVTLDHLKGFA comes from the coding sequence GTGAACCAACAAGTCCTCAATAAAATACAGTCCGCCGGCCAGAAAAAGATTCTCGCCTGCGACGGCGGCGGCATCCTCGGCCTGATGAGCGTCGAAATCCTCGCCAAGCTGGAAGCTGACCTGCGCACCCGACTGCAGAAGCCCAATCTCGTCCTCGCCGACTATTTCGATTTCGTCTGCGGCACAAGCACCGGGGCGATCATTGCCAGTTGCATTTCGACCGGCATGAGCATCGACCAGATCCGCACTTTCTACACCGCCAGCGGCCAGCAGATGTTCGACAAGGCATCGCTGCTCAAGCGCCTGCAATACAGCTACAACGATGAGCCACTGGCCAAGAAGCTGCGCGAGGAACTGGACAAGGCTCTGAAGCACGTGGCCAGCCCGGCCGAGCCGAATGCCACGCTCGGCGACGAAGGGCTGCGCACCTTGCTGATGATGGTCATGCGCAACGTCACCACCGATTCGCCCTGGCCGGTGACCAACAATCCGCTGGCCAAATACAATGATCGCGCCCGCCCCGACTGCAACCTCAAGCTCCCGCTCTGGCAATTGGTGCGCGCCAGCACGGCCGCCCCCACTTTCTTCCCGCCGGAGGTGGTCACGTTTGGCAAGGACACACTCAAGCCGTATCAATTCATCTTCGTCGACGGCGGCGTGACCACCTACAACAACCCGGCCTTCCTCGCCTTCCAGATGGTCACGGCCGCTCCCTACAAGATCAACTGGGCAACCGGCGCCGACAAGCTGCTCATCGTTTCGGTCGGCACCGGCAGCGCGGCCAAGGCGCGCCCCGGCGTCGACAAGGATGACCTGTGGCTGCTCGACAACGCCAAGAACGTCCCCGGTGCCTTGATGAATGCTGCCTCTGCCGGCTGGGATATGTCCTGCCGCATCGTTGGCGACTGCCGCTTCGGGCCGCCGATTGACCGTGAAATCTGCGATCTGGTGCCGACAGAACAATGCCCGTCTACCTCAACGATTCCCAAACAGTTCGCCTATGTCCGCTACGACCCGGATGTCTCGCAGGATGGGCTGAACGCGCTGGGCCTCGCCGAGATCAAGGCAGAGAAAGTTCAAGTCATGGACTCGGTGAAGAACATGCCGGAAATCCAGCGGGTCGGTACCACCTATGCTGCAAAGCATGTCACCCTCGACCATCTGAAAGGCTTCGCATGA